A portion of the Scylla paramamosain isolate STU-SP2022 chromosome 2, ASM3559412v1, whole genome shotgun sequence genome contains these proteins:
- the LOC135107445 gene encoding pancreatic lipase-related protein 3-like, translating into MDPAGPFFYNVTEEHRLDPSDAEFVQVIHTDICLGMGKQMGHVDFYPNGGKHQPACSFGLTAPGEARGCNHDVAQDYWLESINGETPFLAHPCQDWDAFQAGLCDTCGKGCLQMGFHVEKNLTGTYYLRTSGASPYAMVKGTDPTDPELRLALFISYQDTDPTNSGPRTQRCSLCVFPTCLQVLLVPG; encoded by the exons ATGGATCCCGCCGGTCCATTCTTCTATAACGTCACCGAGGAGCACCGCCTCGACCCTTCCGATGCTGAGTTTGTTCAAGTGATCCACACAGAC ATTTGCCTGGGAATGGGGAAACAAATGGGCCACGTGGATTTCTACCCCAACGGTGGAAAACATCAGCCAGCCTGCTCTTTTGGCCTCACCGCGCCGG GGGAGGCGCGGGGCTGCAACCATGACGTAGCGCAGGACTACTGGTTGGAAAGCATTAACGGGGAGACGCCCTTCCTGGCACACCCGTGCCAGGACTGGGATGCTTTCCAGGCAGGTCTGTGCGACACGTGCGGGAAGGGCTGCCTCCAGATGGGCTTCCATGTGGAGAAAAA CCTAACGGGGACTTATTACCTGAGGACAAGTGGCGCCTCGCCCTACGCCATGG TGAAGggtactgaccccactgacccagaacTGCGTCTGGCGTTGTTCATTTCAtaccaagacactgaccccactaaCTCAGGCCCCAGGACCCAGCGCTGTTCGTTATGTGTCTTCCCCACTTGCCTCCAGGT